Proteins found in one Geomonas subterranea genomic segment:
- a CDS encoding nitrous oxide-stimulated promoter family protein, which produces MEKTQKQEKDIRVLETFIGCYCRGKHKTPKGALCEECSELLAYARVKREKCPLDPKPTCKHCHVHCYGKAQRARIREIMAYSGKHLMLRGRLDLLWHYFF; this is translated from the coding sequence ATGGAAAAGACGCAGAAGCAGGAAAAAGACATCCGGGTGCTGGAAACCTTCATCGGCTGTTACTGCCGAGGCAAGCACAAGACCCCTAAAGGGGCGCTCTGCGAGGAGTGCTCGGAGCTGCTCGCCTATGCCAGAGTGAAGCGTGAGAAATGCCCTCTCGACCCTAAGCCGACTTGCAAACATTGCCACGTGCACTGCTACGGCAAGGCACAGCGCGCCAGGATCCGCGAGATCATGGCCTACTCCGGCAAGCACCTGATGCTGCGTGGCCGTCTCGACCTTCTCTGGCACTACTTTTTCTAG
- the purT gene encoding formate-dependent phosphoribosylglycinamide formyltransferase: MIGTPLKNCATRMMLLGSGELGKEVAIEAQRFGIEVVAVDRYADAPAMQVAHRSHVIDMLNREELDRVVRLEKPAYIVPEIEAINTGYLLELEREGFNVVPTARATNLTMNREGIRRLAAEELGLPTAAYRFATSMDEFAVAVGEIGLPCVVKPIMSSSGKGQSVLRDAADMERCFTYAIEGARGASNKVIVEEFIPFDYEITLLTVRHVGGTSFCPPIGHRQIDGDYHESWQPTPMAPAVLAEAQRQAEAVTGALGGRGIFGCEFFVTGDKVWFSEVSPRPHDTGMVTMISQNLSEFELHVRAILGLPVPEVVSQGCAASHVILAEDAAAEVSFEGMAQALAVPGSKLRLFGKPDTRKGRRMGVALAFGADCDEARAKAEESAHCVKIVKR, encoded by the coding sequence ATGATTGGCACGCCGCTGAAAAATTGTGCGACGAGGATGATGCTGTTGGGTTCGGGTGAGCTCGGCAAGGAAGTGGCCATCGAGGCCCAGAGATTCGGAATCGAGGTGGTAGCGGTGGACCGCTACGCCGACGCGCCGGCCATGCAGGTCGCGCACAGAAGCCACGTGATCGACATGCTGAACCGCGAAGAGCTGGACCGGGTGGTACGCCTGGAGAAGCCCGCATATATCGTCCCCGAGATCGAGGCAATCAACACCGGGTACCTCCTGGAACTGGAAAGAGAAGGGTTCAACGTCGTCCCGACGGCGCGCGCCACCAACCTGACCATGAACCGCGAGGGGATCCGCCGCCTCGCCGCCGAGGAGCTGGGCCTGCCCACCGCCGCCTACCGTTTCGCCACCAGCATGGACGAGTTCGCCGTGGCCGTCGGCGAGATCGGCCTTCCCTGCGTGGTGAAGCCGATCATGAGTTCCTCCGGTAAAGGGCAGAGCGTGCTGCGCGACGCGGCTGACATGGAGCGCTGCTTCACCTACGCCATCGAGGGGGCGCGCGGAGCGTCCAACAAGGTAATAGTCGAGGAGTTCATCCCGTTCGACTACGAGATCACCCTGCTCACCGTGCGTCACGTCGGCGGCACCAGCTTCTGCCCCCCGATCGGCCACCGTCAGATCGACGGTGACTACCACGAGTCCTGGCAACCGACGCCGATGGCCCCGGCCGTGCTGGCCGAGGCGCAGCGTCAGGCCGAGGCGGTGACCGGTGCCCTGGGCGGGCGCGGCATCTTCGGCTGCGAGTTTTTCGTGACCGGCGACAAGGTCTGGTTCTCCGAGGTTTCTCCGAGGCCGCACGACACCGGCATGGTGACCATGATTTCCCAGAACCTGTCCGAGTTCGAGCTGCACGTGCGCGCCATCCTCGGTCTTCCCGTGCCGGAGGTGGTGAGCCAGGGGTGCGCGGCATCCCACGTGATCCTCGCAGAGGACGCTGCAGCCGAGGTGAGCTTCGAGGGGATGGCGCAGGCGCTGGCGGTTCCCGGCAGCAAGCTGCGTCTCTTCGGTAAGCCCGACACCAGGAAGGGGCGCCGCATGGGTGTCGCGCTCGCCTTCGGTGCTGATTGCGACGAGGCCCGCGCCAAGGCTGAAGAGTCGGCGCATTGCGTGAAGATCGTGAAGCGGTAA
- a CDS encoding ATP-binding protein, with product MIRKIVHIDQAKCDGCGLCVPSCAEGAIKIVDGKAHIAADNLCDGLGACLGECPQDAITIIEREADEFDEAAVEKHLTAQGGAPAAHAHGHGHGHGHGHGHGHGHGHGHGHGHGGGHGGGHGGGHGGGCPGSRVQSFAPAPSAPVPAAGAVQSQLAQWPVQLHLVPVTAPYFKDAELLITADCVPFAYPNYHQDFLAGKAVVVGCPKLDDNNAYLAKLTELFRVSGIKGITVLRMEVPCCGGIVMAARQALAASGMEIPFREVTISIRGEIVER from the coding sequence ATGATCAGGAAAATCGTACATATCGACCAGGCGAAGTGCGACGGCTGCGGACTTTGCGTACCGTCTTGTGCGGAAGGCGCCATCAAGATTGTGGACGGCAAGGCTCACATCGCCGCTGACAATCTGTGCGACGGCTTGGGTGCATGCCTGGGCGAGTGCCCGCAGGACGCCATCACCATCATCGAACGTGAAGCGGATGAATTCGACGAGGCCGCCGTAGAGAAACATCTGACCGCTCAGGGCGGAGCCCCCGCCGCTCACGCTCATGGTCACGGTCACGGTCATGGTCACGGTCACGGTCACGGTCACGGTCACGGTCACGGTCACGGTCACGGTCACGGTGGCGGTCACGGTGGCGGTCACGGTGGCGGTCACGGTGGCGGCTGCCCCGGCTCCCGCGTTCAGAGTTTCGCACCGGCTCCGTCCGCTCCGGTCCCGGCGGCGGGCGCGGTACAGAGCCAACTGGCTCAATGGCCGGTGCAGCTGCACCTGGTACCGGTGACGGCGCCCTACTTCAAGGATGCCGAGCTGCTCATCACCGCTGACTGCGTCCCCTTCGCCTATCCGAACTATCACCAGGATTTCCTGGCGGGCAAGGCTGTGGTGGTCGGTTGTCCGAAACTGGATGACAACAACGCGTACCTGGCAAAGCTGACCGAGCTGTTCCGCGTCTCCGGCATCAAGGGGATCACGGTGCTCAGGATGGAAGTCCCCTGCTGCGGCGGCATCGTCATGGCGGCGCGCCAGGCCCTGGCGGCTTCCGGCATGGAGATCCCGTTCCGCGAGGTAACTATCAGTATCCGCGGCGAAATCGTGGAGCGCTAA
- a CDS encoding exosortase system-associated protein, TIGR04073 family, producing MRTKATLLSLLLLMVFATSSFALEGQQPEAIAEKMAFKLVRGVTNTVTSVAEVPKQSYLMVRDRGGIGYVVGPLKGVGMAFYRLLTGLTETVFFAVPQPGYYDPLITPEYVWEGWEEKRVEPRGQSEAQPVQAKGE from the coding sequence ATGCGTACCAAGGCCACCTTGTTATCCCTGTTGCTGCTCATGGTTTTTGCCACGTCTTCGTTTGCGCTGGAAGGTCAGCAGCCGGAGGCCATTGCCGAGAAGATGGCGTTCAAACTGGTTCGCGGGGTGACCAATACGGTGACCTCAGTGGCCGAGGTTCCCAAGCAGTCGTACCTGATGGTTCGGGACCGCGGCGGCATCGGCTATGTGGTCGGGCCTTTGAAAGGCGTGGGCATGGCCTTCTATCGCTTGCTGACCGGTCTGACCGAGACCGTGTTCTTCGCGGTCCCCCAGCCTGGCTATTACGATCCCCTGATCACCCCGGAATACGTCTGGGAGGGATGGGAGGAAAAAAGGGTCGAACCGAGAGGGCAGAGCGAAGCTCAACCCGTTCAGGCCAAGGGAGAGTAG
- a CDS encoding peroxiredoxin: MSLTTLVTKEAPDFTAQAVMPDNSFAELTLSKYRGKYVVLFFYPLDFTFVCPSEILAFNKRVAEFKEKNCEVIGVSVDSRFTHLAWKSTAVENGGIGNVQYPLVEDLDKSIARSYGILLNESVALRGLFLIDTKGVVRHSVINDLPLGRSVGEALRMLDALQFVETHGGEVCPANWQEGEDSMKASTAGVAEYLAKKHGK, encoded by the coding sequence ATGAGTCTCACTACCTTGGTAACTAAGGAAGCCCCCGATTTTACAGCGCAGGCGGTAATGCCCGATAATTCTTTCGCAGAGCTCACTCTGTCCAAATATCGCGGCAAATACGTCGTCCTCTTTTTCTACCCGCTCGACTTCACCTTCGTCTGCCCCTCCGAGATCCTCGCCTTCAACAAGAGGGTGGCTGAGTTCAAGGAGAAAAACTGCGAGGTGATCGGCGTTTCGGTTGACTCCCGGTTCACCCACCTGGCCTGGAAGAGCACCGCGGTGGAAAACGGCGGTATCGGCAACGTCCAGTACCCGCTGGTCGAGGACCTCGACAAGTCCATCGCCAGGAGCTACGGCATCCTGCTGAACGAGTCGGTCGCGCTGCGCGGGCTCTTCCTCATCGACACCAAAGGTGTTGTGCGTCACTCGGTCATCAACGACCTGCCGCTGGGGCGCAGCGTCGGCGAAGCGCTCAGGATGCTGGACGCCCTCCAGTTCGTCGAGACCCACGGCGGCGAAGTCTGCCCGGCCAACTGGCAGGAAGGCGAGGATTCAATGAAGGCTTCCACCGCAGGCGTTGCAGAGTATCTCGCCAAGAAGCACGGCAAGTAA
- a CDS encoding exosortase system-associated protein, TIGR04073 family translates to MGKRFVFLAMLALALVLTAKNGHAADSRSLDSASPQEVVDGMANKLVRGVANIATGWLEIPKQIYITCKEDGAAKCVTVGPLKGIGMTLVRTASGVGETATFFLAYPGFYDPYLDPAYAWQKE, encoded by the coding sequence ATGGGGAAGAGGTTTGTTTTTCTGGCCATGCTGGCGCTGGCCCTGGTCCTGACGGCGAAGAACGGGCACGCCGCCGATTCCCGCTCCTTGGATAGCGCCTCCCCGCAGGAAGTGGTGGACGGCATGGCAAACAAGTTGGTCCGGGGTGTCGCCAACATCGCGACCGGATGGCTGGAGATCCCCAAGCAGATCTACATCACCTGCAAGGAGGACGGGGCTGCCAAATGTGTCACCGTCGGTCCCCTTAAGGGAATTGGGATGACGCTGGTGCGCACGGCATCGGGTGTTGGCGAGACGGCGACGTTCTTTTTGGCCTATCCCGGCTTTTACGATCCCTACCTCGACCCGGCTTACGCCTGGCAGAAGGAGTAG
- a CDS encoding poly(A) polymerase, translated as MNTNMEKVIIPRAEHSISRSLLSPNGVKVLYKLREQGFIAYLVGGGVRDLLLGREPKDFDVVTDATPNQLKKLFRNCRLIGRRFRLAHIHFHDEIIEVATFRSTVDAAEAAAEAVAEDAVEAVPETVDEAEVLEGERDRRRRRHHHGPPILKSEDGMVLRDNVFGTPEEDAVRRDFTVNALFYNIADFSIIDHVGGMEDLKNGLIRTIGDPMVRFTEDPVRMIRAIRFASMLGFNIEPRTEAAIEALCGTINKATPPRLYEEVLKLLLMGAGERTYQMMRHSGLFEPLFPHFDAWLSRESDCYPHVRVGKALEWADDLIGQGTAVTPPLLIALMFGEYLEEKVAQFRDEGLAPQQATDAAVAAFAGELAPTVSVPNRVLVTVRDILNLQHRFQKTPGRNGRGVLARPAFRDALQYLRFMELLAPPKRSLAEWWERYAVQQSEGGESAPEPRGEAAAAEAEKKKRRRRRRRRKPGGAPE; from the coding sequence ATGAACACTAACATGGAAAAAGTCATCATCCCGCGCGCGGAGCACTCCATCTCCCGTTCCCTGTTGAGCCCCAACGGTGTGAAGGTGCTCTACAAGCTAAGGGAACAGGGGTTCATCGCCTACCTGGTGGGCGGCGGCGTCCGGGACCTGCTCCTTGGGAGAGAGCCCAAGGATTTCGACGTCGTCACAGACGCCACCCCCAATCAGCTCAAAAAGCTGTTCCGCAACTGCCGCCTGATCGGGCGCCGCTTCCGCCTTGCCCACATTCACTTCCACGACGAGATCATCGAGGTCGCCACTTTCCGCTCCACGGTGGATGCTGCCGAAGCTGCCGCCGAAGCGGTTGCCGAGGATGCTGTCGAGGCTGTTCCCGAGACCGTTGACGAGGCCGAGGTGCTGGAAGGGGAGCGTGACCGGAGAAGGCGCCGTCACCACCATGGCCCGCCCATACTGAAGAGCGAAGACGGAATGGTGCTCAGGGACAATGTCTTCGGCACGCCCGAAGAAGACGCGGTGCGCAGGGACTTCACCGTCAACGCCCTGTTCTACAACATCGCCGACTTCTCCATCATCGACCACGTGGGAGGGATGGAGGACCTGAAAAACGGCCTCATCCGCACCATCGGCGACCCCATGGTCCGCTTCACCGAAGACCCGGTGCGCATGATCCGCGCCATCCGGTTCGCCTCCATGCTCGGCTTCAACATCGAGCCCCGCACCGAGGCCGCTATCGAGGCCCTATGCGGTACCATCAACAAGGCCACGCCCCCGCGCCTTTACGAGGAAGTGCTGAAACTGCTGCTCATGGGTGCCGGGGAGCGGACCTATCAGATGATGCGTCACAGCGGGCTGTTTGAACCGCTTTTCCCCCACTTCGACGCCTGGCTTTCCCGGGAATCGGATTGCTATCCCCACGTCCGGGTCGGCAAGGCCCTCGAATGGGCCGACGACCTGATCGGCCAGGGCACCGCCGTCACGCCGCCCCTGTTGATCGCACTTATGTTCGGCGAGTACCTGGAGGAGAAGGTGGCACAGTTCCGGGACGAGGGGCTTGCGCCGCAGCAGGCCACCGACGCCGCTGTGGCCGCCTTCGCCGGAGAGCTCGCGCCGACGGTCTCGGTGCCCAATCGGGTGCTGGTCACCGTGCGCGACATCCTGAACCTGCAGCACCGCTTCCAGAAGACCCCCGGCAGGAACGGCCGCGGAGTGCTGGCCCGCCCCGCCTTCCGCGACGCGCTGCAGTATCTGCGTTTCATGGAACTGCTCGCCCCGCCGAAACGGTCCCTGGCCGAATGGTGGGAACGTTACGCCGTGCAGCAATCGGAGGGAGGTGAATCCGCACCCGAACCAAGAGGCGAGGCGGCAGCCGCGGAGGCCGAGAAGAAAAAGCGGCGCCGGAGAAGGCGCCGGAGAAAGCCTGGGGGAGCGCCGGAATAA
- a CDS encoding Rieske (2Fe-2S) protein, giving the protein MVFAAKVSEIPEFGKKLVEVGGEQVLLVKTKGTVYACEHECPHQGAPLQGALVKEAGKLSCQRHGYRFDLVSGACSEHPECAPLKIYPVEIRGDEVFVELG; this is encoded by the coding sequence ATGGTATTTGCCGCGAAAGTTTCCGAGATTCCCGAATTTGGCAAGAAGCTGGTCGAGGTGGGAGGGGAGCAGGTTCTCCTGGTGAAGACCAAGGGGACGGTGTACGCCTGCGAGCACGAGTGCCCGCACCAGGGGGCGCCGCTGCAGGGGGCGTTGGTAAAGGAGGCCGGCAAGCTCTCCTGCCAGCGCCATGGCTACCGTTTCGACCTTGTGAGCGGCGCCTGCTCCGAGCACCCGGAGTGCGCTCCCCTGAAGATCTACCCGGTTGAGATCCGCGGCGACGAGGTCTTCGTCGAACTCGGTTAG
- a CDS encoding Rne/Rng family ribonuclease, with protein MGNELVINTTSHETRIALIENGTIAELYVERSRVKGIIGNIYKGKVVRVLPGMQAAFVDIGLEKAAFLYVADVFDAMDEYDSYIEPEEGEEPVPHPLHPIEELLQEGQELLVQISKEPIGTKGARITAHISLPGRHLVYMPTVDHVGISRRIEDEAERERLKEIVDRIKPVGGGFIVRTVSEGKSEEDLVADLHYLTKLWDEIAKKKDKAGAPSLIHSDLDVTQKVVRDILTESVERIVVDSKPEHDKIVQFISTFMPKMKYSIELYDEEEPIFDHFGLEVEISRALGRKVWLKSGGYIIIEQTEALTAIDVNTGRYVGKHNLEDTILKTNLEAVKEIAYQLRLRNLGGIIIIDFIDMEKEVNREKVYGALEEALKSDKSKTNILKISELGLVEMTRKRVRESLGRMMCEPCPYCEGRGYVKSKITVCHEIFRELRREMLDIRGTKVMLTVHPQVADLLYDEERRGLEELEKNFKKRITVRAKPGFHQEQFEVAVS; from the coding sequence ATGGGAAACGAGCTGGTTATCAACACCACCTCCCACGAGACCCGCATCGCGCTCATCGAGAACGGCACCATCGCGGAGCTGTACGTCGAGAGGAGCAGGGTGAAGGGGATCATCGGCAACATCTATAAGGGAAAGGTGGTCCGGGTGCTGCCCGGCATGCAGGCGGCGTTCGTGGACATCGGGCTGGAAAAGGCGGCATTTCTCTACGTGGCGGACGTCTTCGACGCCATGGACGAGTACGACAGCTACATCGAGCCGGAGGAGGGTGAGGAGCCGGTGCCGCACCCGCTGCACCCCATCGAGGAACTGCTGCAGGAAGGGCAGGAACTCCTGGTGCAGATCTCCAAGGAGCCGATCGGCACCAAGGGGGCGCGCATCACCGCCCACATCTCGCTCCCGGGGCGGCACCTGGTCTACATGCCGACCGTTGACCACGTCGGCATCTCGCGCCGCATCGAGGACGAGGCCGAGCGCGAGCGCCTGAAGGAGATCGTCGACCGCATCAAGCCGGTGGGGGGCGGCTTCATCGTCAGGACCGTCTCCGAAGGGAAGAGCGAGGAGGACCTGGTCGCCGACCTGCATTACCTCACCAAGCTATGGGACGAGATCGCCAAGAAGAAGGACAAGGCGGGTGCCCCCAGCCTGATCCACTCAGACCTGGACGTGACCCAAAAGGTGGTGCGAGACATTCTGACCGAATCCGTCGAGCGCATCGTGGTCGACTCCAAGCCCGAGCACGACAAGATCGTCCAGTTCATCAGCACCTTCATGCCCAAGATGAAGTACTCCATCGAGCTCTACGACGAGGAGGAGCCGATCTTCGACCACTTCGGCCTCGAGGTGGAGATCAGCCGTGCACTGGGACGCAAGGTCTGGCTGAAATCGGGCGGCTACATCATCATCGAGCAGACCGAGGCCCTCACCGCCATCGACGTCAACACCGGTCGCTATGTCGGCAAGCACAACCTCGAAGACACCATCCTGAAGACCAACCTGGAAGCGGTCAAGGAGATCGCCTACCAGCTGCGCCTGAGGAACCTGGGCGGGATCATCATCATCGACTTCATCGACATGGAGAAGGAGGTGAACCGCGAGAAGGTCTACGGCGCGCTCGAGGAGGCGCTCAAGAGCGACAAGTCCAAGACCAACATCCTGAAGATCTCCGAGCTCGGCCTCGTGGAAATGACCAGAAAGAGGGTACGCGAGAGCCTCGGCCGCATGATGTGCGAGCCCTGCCCGTACTGCGAGGGGCGCGGCTACGTGAAGTCCAAAATCACGGTGTGCCACGAGATCTTCCGCGAACTGCGCCGCGAGATGCTCGACATCCGGGGCACCAAGGTGATGCTCACCGTGCACCCGCAGGTGGCCGACCTCCTCTACGACGAGGAGCGCCGCGGCCTCGAGGAGCTGGAGAAGAACTTCAAGAAGCGGATCACCGTGCGCGCCAAGCCCGGTTTCCACCAGGAACAGTTTGAAGTAGCCGTAAGTTAA
- a CDS encoding TIGR03960 family B12-binding radical SAM protein, with translation MSNNILLSVEKPARYMGGEMGTVANREGALRFVLAFPDVYEIGMSHLGLQVLYGVLKGVPWVMPERAYAPWPDLEASLRAGAKPLVTLEAGTPLAEADILGFTLQYELSYTNILNMLDLSGIPLLASDRPQGYPLVIAGGPCAYNPEPLADFFDAFLIGDGEEAVIELAECVRSAKEQGVAKAQLLERLARIEGVYVPSLFEVSYHDDGTVAAITPRKEWYQSVRRRFVADLETAYYPTSPIVPFLKTVHDRVSVEISRGCTRGCRFCQAGYIYRPVRERSPERVFEIMEEALRNTGYDEISLLSLSTGDYGCLTPLLKGLMDRYAAQKKAVSLPSMRVGSLSDEMAEEIRRVRKTGFTLAPEAGSERLRSVINKGITEEALLENARSVYSNGWRLIKLYFMIGLPTETMEDVDGIVELSREVKRQGKLAGNGGDVNVSVSSFVPKPHTPFQWEPQITESEIVEKQRHLRDALKKKKLIMKWQDASLSGMEGVFARGDRRLAKLLIEAHSLGCRFDGWWEHFDRLKWAQAFENSGIDPAFYLRRRELGEVLPWDHIDCGVTKPFLLKEREASLVGLATPDCRFDRCTGCGVCDFKEVKLRLNDPVPFGTYAREAAVQEPTEDAQRIRIRFEKVGRMRFLSHLEMLTLFTRAVGRSGIPIRYSQGFHPHPKFSFATALSVGIESCAEYMDFEVDAGYTAAQLQEALNATLPEGVRVLEAQEIALRAPALSVIMDKVRYRVTLPEELAVDLEAKAAAFLALESSPVKREKKGKSTEFDLRHELVELKVEGRTLEMVAGRGKLLEFTSAILGVPTEELKEAQMEKLEVLFKE, from the coding sequence TTGAGCAATAACATACTTTTGTCAGTGGAAAAACCGGCCCGTTACATGGGCGGGGAGATGGGAACAGTTGCCAACCGGGAGGGAGCGCTTCGTTTCGTGCTCGCTTTCCCTGATGTATATGAGATCGGGATGAGTCATCTCGGGCTTCAGGTTCTGTACGGTGTCCTGAAGGGGGTGCCGTGGGTCATGCCCGAACGCGCCTACGCGCCGTGGCCGGACCTCGAGGCGTCGTTGCGCGCCGGGGCGAAGCCCCTGGTCACGCTGGAGGCGGGGACGCCTCTGGCAGAGGCGGACATCCTGGGATTCACCCTGCAGTACGAGCTTTCCTATACCAACATCCTGAACATGCTGGACCTTTCCGGGATCCCGCTGCTTGCCAGCGACAGGCCGCAGGGATATCCGCTCGTCATCGCGGGCGGCCCCTGCGCCTACAATCCCGAACCGCTGGCGGACTTCTTCGACGCCTTCCTGATCGGCGACGGCGAGGAAGCGGTGATCGAGCTGGCGGAATGCGTGCGTAGCGCGAAGGAACAGGGGGTGGCCAAGGCGCAGCTCCTGGAGCGCCTGGCCCGGATCGAAGGTGTCTACGTCCCCTCCCTGTTCGAGGTGAGCTATCACGACGACGGCACTGTTGCCGCCATCACTCCCAGGAAGGAGTGGTACCAGAGCGTGCGCAGGCGTTTCGTCGCGGACCTGGAGACCGCCTACTACCCGACCTCGCCCATCGTCCCGTTCCTAAAGACGGTGCACGACCGGGTGAGTGTGGAGATTTCCCGTGGCTGCACGAGGGGGTGCAGGTTCTGCCAGGCGGGGTACATTTACCGCCCCGTGCGGGAGCGCAGCCCCGAGCGCGTCTTCGAGATCATGGAAGAGGCGCTGCGCAACACGGGATACGACGAGATCTCGCTCCTCTCCCTCTCCACCGGGGACTACGGCTGCCTCACCCCGCTGCTCAAGGGGCTCATGGACCGCTACGCGGCCCAGAAAAAGGCCGTGTCGCTCCCCTCGATGCGCGTGGGAAGCCTCAGCGACGAGATGGCCGAGGAGATCCGCCGGGTTCGCAAGACCGGATTCACCCTCGCCCCCGAGGCCGGGAGCGAGCGGCTCAGAAGCGTGATCAACAAGGGGATCACGGAAGAAGCGCTCCTGGAGAACGCGCGCTCGGTCTACAGTAACGGATGGCGCCTGATCAAGCTCTACTTCATGATCGGGTTGCCGACCGAGACCATGGAGGACGTGGACGGGATCGTGGAGCTTTCCCGTGAAGTGAAGCGGCAGGGGAAACTGGCCGGCAACGGCGGCGACGTCAACGTCTCGGTTTCGAGCTTCGTGCCGAAGCCGCACACCCCGTTCCAGTGGGAGCCGCAGATCACCGAAAGCGAGATCGTCGAAAAGCAGCGCCACCTGCGCGACGCGCTCAAGAAAAAGAAGCTGATCATGAAGTGGCAGGATGCGTCCCTCTCCGGCATGGAGGGGGTCTTCGCCCGCGGCGACCGCCGGCTCGCCAAGCTCCTGATCGAGGCGCATAGCCTGGGCTGCCGTTTCGACGGCTGGTGGGAGCACTTCGATCGTCTGAAATGGGCGCAGGCCTTCGAGAACTCCGGCATCGACCCCGCCTTCTACCTCAGGCGGCGCGAGTTGGGCGAGGTGCTCCCTTGGGACCACATCGACTGCGGGGTGACAAAGCCCTTCCTGCTCAAGGAGCGCGAGGCGTCGCTTGTCGGCCTGGCCACCCCCGACTGCCGTTTCGACCGGTGCACCGGCTGCGGCGTCTGTGATTTCAAGGAAGTGAAGCTGCGGCTCAACGATCCCGTTCCGTTCGGCACCTACGCCCGCGAGGCAGCGGTGCAGGAGCCGACCGAAGACGCGCAGAGGATCCGGATCCGTTTCGAGAAGGTCGGCCGGATGCGTTTCCTGAGCCACCTGGAGATGCTGACCCTGTTTACCAGGGCGGTCGGCCGCTCCGGCATCCCTATCCGCTATTCGCAGGGGTTCCATCCCCACCCGAAGTTTTCCTTCGCCACCGCGCTCTCCGTCGGCATCGAATCCTGCGCGGAGTACATGGATTTCGAGGTTGACGCCGGCTATACGGCGGCCCAACTGCAGGAAGCGCTGAACGCGACCCTCCCGGAGGGGGTACGGGTGCTGGAGGCGCAGGAAATCGCCCTGCGCGCACCGGCGCTGTCCGTGATCATGGACAAGGTGCGCTACCGCGTGACCCTTCCCGAGGAGCTGGCGGTCGACCTGGAGGCGAAGGCGGCGGCGTTCCTCGCCCTGGAGTCGTCGCCGGTCAAGCGCGAGAAGAAAGGGAAGTCGACCGAGTTCGACCTGCGTCACGAACTGGTTGAGCTGAAGGTCGAGGGACGGACGCTGGAGATGGTGGCGGGGCGCGGCAAGCTGCTCGAATTCACCAGCGCCATCCTCGGTGTCCCCACTGAAGAACTCAAAGAGGCGCAGATGGAGAAGCTGGAAGTGCTCTTCAAGGAATAA